From the genome of Desmospora profundinema, one region includes:
- the pssA gene encoding CDP-diacylglycerol--serine O-phosphatidyltransferase: MFARALPSIFTVGNLFLGIIAMILAIQGEWKYGAIMVIIGMFLDGLDGRVARMLNTQSEFGKELDSLSDVISFGVAPALIMYTSILHELGILGWVITAVFPICGALRLARFNVHPGIPGYFIGLPITAAGGVLATMALYSNTVSGPLFMVLGMLFLSYLMVSRVKYPNFKRLGIPRSAYWISPLIIIGLAWLAAKFPEEFPKIVFIPLALYAFFGVKRSISRRRKQNAEEPVEELKP; encoded by the coding sequence ATGTTTGCAAGAGCATTGCCCAGCATTTTTACAGTCGGAAACTTGTTTTTGGGCATCATAGCGATGATTCTCGCGATTCAGGGTGAATGGAAATACGGTGCGATCATGGTGATCATCGGAATGTTTTTAGATGGACTGGATGGTCGGGTTGCCCGTATGTTGAATACGCAGAGTGAGTTCGGGAAAGAACTGGATTCCTTATCGGACGTGATCTCTTTTGGAGTTGCTCCCGCACTGATCATGTATACTTCTATCCTTCATGAATTGGGTATCCTCGGATGGGTCATCACCGCAGTCTTTCCCATTTGCGGGGCGCTCCGATTGGCCCGGTTCAACGTCCATCCCGGAATCCCTGGTTATTTCATCGGCTTGCCGATCACGGCAGCCGGCGGTGTTCTGGCCACGATGGCTCTCTACAGCAATACCGTATCCGGTCCGTTGTTTATGGTATTGGGGATGTTGTTCCTTTCGTATTTGATGGTAAGCAGAGTGAAATATCCAAACTTTAAAAGGCTGGGAATTCCTCGCAGTGCTTACTGGATTTCTCCGCTGATTATTATCGGCTTAGCTTGGTTGGCGGCTAAATTTCCGGAGGAATTCCCGAAAATTGTGTTTATCCCGCTGGCTCTGTATGCATTTTTCGGTGTAAAACGGA
- the disA gene encoding DNA integrity scanning diadenylate cyclase DisA, translating into MKEEIRKNHFDHETLRLVAPGTLFREGLDNVLGAKTGALIVVGYDEGVRELVDGGFHIDCPFAPAYLYELAKMDGAIILSNDGRRILYANAQLVPSSSIPSTETGIRHRTAQRTARQTGKLVISISQRRNVITLYQGNSRYALKDIGVILTKANQAIQTLEKYKSVLDQSMTNLSALEFEELVTLNEVAMVMQRIEMVLRIKSEIERYINELGTEGRLISMQLEELVVHVEEEAHRVIRDYCRDPHCQSPESVLSQLNKLSADELLEHGNIVRIMGFSGNNNLQEEAVAPRGYRILHKIPRLPGPIIQKLIERLGSLPKIMMATIEELDEVEGIGEVRARAIKEGLKRIQEQVFIDRHI; encoded by the coding sequence TTGAAAGAAGAGATAAGAAAAAACCACTTTGATCATGAAACGTTGCGGTTGGTCGCACCGGGAACGCTGTTCCGCGAGGGGCTGGACAACGTTTTGGGCGCCAAAACAGGGGCTCTTATCGTGGTGGGTTACGACGAAGGGGTACGGGAGCTGGTGGACGGCGGTTTTCACATTGACTGCCCCTTCGCCCCTGCATACTTATATGAATTGGCTAAAATGGACGGGGCCATCATCTTGTCCAATGACGGTCGTCGCATCTTGTACGCCAACGCCCAGCTGGTACCCAGTTCTTCCATCCCATCAACAGAGACAGGAATCCGGCATCGTACGGCTCAACGAACGGCGCGCCAGACAGGCAAGCTGGTCATCTCTATTTCCCAGCGGCGCAATGTCATCACCTTGTATCAGGGGAACAGCCGTTATGCGCTAAAAGATATCGGTGTCATTTTGACTAAAGCGAATCAGGCGATCCAGACACTTGAAAAGTACAAATCGGTGCTGGATCAGTCCATGACGAATCTGTCGGCATTGGAGTTTGAGGAGTTGGTCACCTTAAACGAGGTGGCTATGGTGATGCAGCGAATTGAGATGGTGCTGCGCATTAAAAGCGAAATCGAACGCTACATCAACGAATTGGGTACCGAAGGGCGATTGATCAGCATGCAGCTGGAAGAACTGGTGGTTCATGTGGAAGAAGAGGCCCACCGGGTGATTCGGGATTATTGCCGCGATCCCCACTGCCAGTCGCCGGAAAGCGTGCTGAGCCAACTGAACAAACTTTCCGCAGACGAGTTATTGGAACATGGTAACATCGTGCGTATTATGGGCTTCAGTGGCAACAATAATCTCCAAGAGGAAGCGGTGGCTCCCCGTGGGTACCGCATTCTGCATAAAATCCCCCGTCTGCCCGGACCGATCATCCAGAAGTTGATTGAGCGGCTCGGGTCGCTGCCGAAAATCATGATGGCTACCATTGAGGAATTGGATGAGGTGGAAGGGATCGGTGAGGTTCGTGCCCGTGCCATTAAAGAAGGGTTGAAGCGGATTCAGGAACAAGTCTTTATTGACAGACATATCTAA